TCTCTCACAAGATGGAGTCTGTAAGAAGGCTTACATCAAGCTATGCCCATGAAATAAAAAATATGCTAACAGGAATAAAAGGTTTTGCACAGCTTGCTCTTCAGACAGAAAACACTGAGCAGGCAAAATCCTATATGGAGAAACTTCTCTCAATAGTTGAATCTGTTTTAATGAACATAAAAGAGATACTTGGATTTGGTAGAGAAATCGGGAAAAATCCTGAGATTTTAGATTTAAAAGAAGTAATAAAAAACATAGTTATATTACTTAAGGCTTCCTTAAAAGAAAAAATTAATTTAGTTTTAGAATTTGAAGAAAGACCTCTCACAGTATTTGCTGACAGGACAGACATAGAAAAAATAATTACAAATCTTGTTTTAAATGCACAGGATGCAATGCCTGAGGGTGGTGATATAAGGATAGAGGCAAAATTAAAAAACATACCTGATAAATTTGTAAGCCTCACCGGGAAAAAAGAATTTGCAAAGAATTACATATGTTTATCCGTAGAAGACACAGGAACAGGAATTGACGAAGAAACAAAGGAGAAAATATTTGAACCATTTTTTACAACAAAGGGAGAGAAAGGCTCAGGTCTTGGGTTAACAACTGTTTATCATATCGTTCAGATGCTCAATGGATTTATTTTTGTTGAGAGTGAGCCAGGTAAGGGTACAAAATTTGAAATTTATATTCCTTTAAAGCAATGACTGCAAAAACTCTTCTTGAATTTATTGATTTAAGAGTAGAGAAAGAGTTCGAAAGAAAAAAGGACATTCTTGCTACTAAAGAAGACATTGCTGAGCTGAAAAGTGCCACGAGGCAGGATATAGAGGGACTTCGTTCTGATACGAAGCAGGAGATAACCAATCTTCGAGCGGAAATGAAGCAGGAGATAGCCGATCTACGAGCGGATACGAGTCAGGAAATAGCCAATCTACGAGCGGATTTAGAAGTAAAGATAGAAAAAGTTCGCGCAGATCTTATCAGATGGATGTTCATATTTTGGGCAGGTCAGATTGGTGCTCTTATAGCAATTCTCTCACTTTTCTTTAAATAACTTTAATTTTTCAGAGGATTT
The nucleotide sequence above comes from Thermodesulfovibrio aggregans. Encoded proteins:
- a CDS encoding DUF1640 domain-containing protein; this encodes MTAKTLLEFIDLRVEKEFERKKDILATKEDIAELKSATRQDIEGLRSDTKQEITNLRAEMKQEIADLRADTSQEIANLRADLEVKIEKVRADLIRWMFIFWAGQIGALIAILSLFFK